The DNA window GTTTAGAGAACACCGTCTCAGTCAtggatatttttattcttaaaaAAGACGTACCGGTAGTAAGTATTCACTGCCTTGGCTCTACAATGCTTAATCCTAGACATTGTTATTACAGTTTGAGTAAAGATTATTGACATTGCTTTGATGCTGATGACTTGTTTttaggggtaaaaaaaaaaaaaaaaaaggggtctACATCCTGAATATTGActtacaaacacaaaaatcagaAGCCATGCATGAACTAAGTGCACAGTTGTAACTGATCCTTGGCCTGAAAACTGGAACGACACTGAAGGCTGCACTGCTAAACCAGGGTACACATTATATCCATGTGACTGACATACTCTAGATATCAGTATCAGGTTTTTGCTTTAAACCCCCTAAATATCGGTATCTACCACAAATGTCCTGTATCTGTCAGAGTCTAGTAGACGCTTCCCTTGTTAATCATTTGtatataaaaataacagtttgcaCAAAACGCTTAGACATGAGCTCAAATAAGCAGCTCAGTATCACTAAACATAAAATTCAGACCCAGAattgaaaaaaagataaatgtgtTCTGAAATCATCACCAGCCCAAATCTGCTGTGTGAGCAAAACTGGGGTGATAAACAGTCCAACACCTTCAAAGTAACCTTTCGTACTTCATTATCACACCCGCACTACTGAAATGTACACGAGGGTCCTTTGAGCTGCTCCCTTACTTCCCATGGGGTCACCCTTGCAGACTTAACCCTTGGGACTGCTAATAGGAGTACACTGACTTGTTCTACGCCGACGGTGCATTTGTGTCAGCTCCTAGTCCCAATCCGGGGATCTTTGGCATGCTAGGCAAAGGTTTTACCCACAATAACATGAAGCCACAAACATTTATGATCATCTAACAATAATGATAAAATTTAGTAATTTTTCCCCCTACAAGGCAGTTTGTGAATGAGACACTCACAAAAAATGacaagcttggttgtctgtaTTTCCCCCTTCTTTCTTCATCATCATATTGACTCAACTCactatttaaaaataatgaaatgaaaaaccaaatccttctttttaaaataccACTCCATGTTTTGGAAAAGGTATATACACGGTTTCTGCCTGTCACATCATTTATACATCCAGCCCCTGATAAAAACATCTAAGTGCTGCCGGGAACGGGAAACATCACAGGCGTCTAACTGAGCTACAAGTAAACAGAAGTGATACAAGACGACCCTGCTATGAGACGCACCCTCCCTCCAGTTTTAAGCCGCAGTGCTCCAGCAGCACGGCTTCACAAACTAATACACTGGCGCCCCCATCGGGTAGTAGTTTAACATTGACACCGACTGTACTGCTAAACAAGGATCGCAAACTCAAAAACGAAAAAGACGCACACACTAACATACAATCAGCACAGTTATGACAAAACACACACTCGATACACATCTATATGTACAACCGGGTGTAACAGTCTCTCAAAACCAGGTTCTCTCCTGTACTTTAgtgtttacagtatttacaatGCAGTTACCTATGCAGCATTAACAGCAGGATATAATCACAcactgtgtgcacatgtgtgtgtgagtgtgtgttgatGTGCATGCGTTTCCCTCAGACCTCCACAGCAGGGTCTGAACCCAGTCCCTGAGCCTGCAGCGCCTCCTCTCTCTTCATCTTCGGTTTCTCTGTCCGTGTGTGCCACACCAGCACCtgcaaagcacacaaacacactattACTACATGTGACCTTATATATAAACTGTTACTAGAATCGTAATGCAACTACTGCAAATGCCAATGCACGAACACTTCTTTCTTAAAGGTCTCTTTTTCTGCGATTTCCATAAATCATAAAGAAAAAAGACTGAAGACTTCAGAACAAAGCATTTCACACTGAATCATCTGTTCTAAAATAATTATAGACAAGTCTTCATTCTTATCTCTTAACGCACACACGCGTACTTTAGTGCAGTTGTCTGCTTTGGGCTCCAGTTCATCCATGGTAACCAGTCCCTGAAGAAAGCTGCTTTCCAGCAAGCCCATTGGTGCCTCTCCGTCAAAGCATGCCTCTGGATTGGCCAGGACCAATTTAAGGGAAACGGCGAAGCCAGCCATGTCGATCGGAAAGGGCCGACTGGGACGCCAGCCGGTATGGAAGCGAACGACCTTAAACAAACCATCGTAAATATGATCTCAGTATTTTAgatcaaatgaaaaagctgaaaagcttAGCTCTTAGGTGCAGTTAGATGCAGGGGATTTTTGCATCTTTAAAACAGCAGCATGGCAAAATGTCAGTGACCTTACCTTTCCTCCTTCAACCACAGGCCTCTCATACTTCATCCCTCCAACCAGGCCCACCGGCCAAACTGACACCCGCTGCGTGCTCCTCATCTGAGGAAAAGAGGACATTTGTTCGCAAGCATCAGCAATAAGCCTAATAGTGAAAGAAATAAACATAGTCACACACTTAAATATCCCACCTCCTCAAACAACTGCAGGCTGTATGTGTTATCGTCATCAGCAAAGTACACCACTCCTTGCTGGTTATCCCCTCCTGGCTGAGCCCTCCTGTCCTCTCTAAGCCACCGTAGCCCTTCGTTTCTCTGCTCCACTCCACGGGGCTTGAGCCAGCTGGGGTCACCCTGAGCAGGAGAATGACTCAGTGTTtttaaataaggaacaaaaaaaTTTGCAAGAACATGCATGgataagacaaaaataaaataaaattgaacgaACCTCCTGTAGTTTGCGGTCCTTGGCGGTGGGCATGTGTAGGTGAGTGTAGGTCAGGCCGCTCTTCATCAGCAGGTCGGTCACCAGAGGCGTCTTGTGTGGCGAGTCCTCCACCAAGATCCAGTGGAGCCGAGGGACATGGAGAAAAGTCTGGGACATACGAGTCAGCTCGGCCTTCTGCACCAGCCTGAAAACAGATGGAAATCGGAGAGAGGGTGAGATCAGTGCAGGAATGCACAGCGGAGGGTGGACACCAAGCAATGGTCGCTTGGAAGACTACCTTGCATATGTCGGCGTGATAACAAAGATGGTGGGCAGGGACGGTTTGGCTGGCTGCTTCTGAGGTTGCTTTGTTACTTCAAACTTCCTCATCTCCTCCTGAAGACGGTGTAGTTCCCCACGCAGTCGAGATATGGTGCGGTCTTTAGGGAAGTCATGTTCTGTACAGTCACAGCGCTGGCCTGcacaaagaaatcaaagcaAAGTGAAGCTCTGCCACTCAGGTTTGCACATTTTTGACTCCTTTACACCTGCTGATGCTGAAATTTTATACCATTATTCATTCTGCTCATAGGTAGGATTCACTTACCGAGCTGCATCAGTGCATAGATGAGGCCCAGGAGCGAGACCATGAAGTAGAGCAAAAATACAGTCTTCAGCTTTAGCTTCATCCTCGTTGCCATGGTGCCCTGACTAGCTGAAAGTTGACAGAAAGTGCAACTTGTTCACGCTTTTCTTATTAATCCAGTTGTTTATGTTCTGATGAAGTTGTGCAGGCTGTAACCGAGGAGCTAAACTGAGTTCAAATGTACCCAATTTGACACAAGCAACATTTAGCTTGCTAACAAGCTAAGAGGGAAAGCATCCCCATGCAGCGGGACGTTTCTGAGAAGCTAACTGAGGAAAAGTTGAAGCTGTGCACGGGTCAGTGTGGCCTAACTCCCGACGAGGTCGAATAACATGAATCTAAACTGAACTCAATGATAAACCAGTGGAAGCTAAGCTGTATTAACCAGACAAGCACAAACAttcccatttttttcttttctttttcttaccgGAGGCGACAATCGGCGGAGCTGAGCGATGGAAGCTCAGAGCTTCATGTCATTTTGGACAGATGTGAGCAAAGGCACCTCACAGCATCCATTCATTCGGCTCAACTATGACATTTTTTCTGCAGCTAATGTACCAACAGCGTCCGGTTTCTGTGCGACGCGAAAAGGAATCCCCCTCGAAACATTTACAGCCACACAGACAGTTCCAGAAGCGGCACAGAAATCTGTGCAgcgtaaaaatgaaagaaaaaaaaagtacttatCAAATTAATTATCACTCATTTtgataaaacaaatattttttaaaatcttaaaaagGAGGTTCACATAGGCAGCTCATTTTCTTGACAGTACTTTCGTtagaggatttttttctttaaaggttGCATTATAGGGTCAACTTGAAAGAAAGCTAGAACAgcgaggtcagaggtcaaatgtgccATCGTATTTGAATGCAAattataatttaaatattttgaatCCCAATATATAAAATTCCATATGTACCTGTATGTTGTCAGTAGAAACAGTGATAGGATGAAACTAAAAAACAATTATTTGACCTTTAGTTCTACTGACTTTggaggagaggtcagaggtcaaatttaACATATTGTTTTAAATCACTCCACAGTGCGTTCTATATGTTGGCAATATACACCACACCTATATGTTAAGCATTAGTGAATGGTCTATACAGGCAAATCGGCAACCTTAACACATTTTGACGCAGCTACATGTGTAACAACAGCATaatgaaaatctgaaaaattacctataaaaagaaaaatattaaatatattaaacatTTCCATACATATCCTCTTTTCCTGATGGAAATTcacttatgttaaaaaaaaaaaaaaaaaaaagtaaagaaaaagaaaaggaggcaTTTCTTGAAAAGTCAAACAACTTTCCTTTATTTGTAACATTATTTGTAACATAAAACACTGACAAGGCAGAATGACTTAGTTTTCCCTTTCATTGTCATTTACGGACAGGACTGGAACACTCACTCTCAAACAccgaggttttttttttttgccttttattaacatcatgtttaaaaaagtgtttctcCTGTAAAAGGCCAGAAAATGAAGATGGATCCACAACagcttatatatttatatatatatttatatacatgttgagaaaagaccaaaagcagtaTCTGGAATTTTTTGTATCTggaaccattaaaaaaaaaaaaaaaaaaaaaaaattaagtccTCACTGACTTCAAAGTAAATTAAATTCAGGCTCATTtccaaaaattacattttcacataagattttttattttattttattttttattcccagtgagcctttttaaaattctttatgATTATTTGTTTTAACTGCCCACATGCCTGGATTGAATATGACCACCGAGTGCAGATCCAGTCTCTGTTCaaactttgttacatttacttTCATGCAACTTCACATTTTcaaagaatagaataaaactaaacaaaaatctCCTCCTGAATACCAGGACTACTTTCCGGTTGTTTCTTTAAACAGGATGGTAACAAGACTGAGCCGTGGGTCAATCCAATCCAGCCAGCGGCTGACTGACTGACAGCGTGGCTGTTAAGTACAACAGATGAGGTTTGATTATGTTTGATTAACCTGAGAGAGACTGTCAGTCCATCGATCTCCTACCTCTATGTACAACATCCTCTTTTTTTGAAATTGTAACATATGAAGTACaaaatttttttactgtactaTTCAATCAGATAGTCTAGTCCCCGCAAACAAGCATGTTTAGTTGTTTCTGTTCCTCAGAGTTCAACCAAGCAAGAAAAACCACCATGTCTCCAGGTGCAGAATGTACGTTTAGCAGGAAACAACCAAAGCTTTCATCCCAGGATCCCGTAAGATTTTTCTCCTcaaaccctttttttttcctttggtacCAGATTATTTTAGTACCAAGCATTTACACCAAGTGTGTCTACTTCACATAACAGCCTCTAACTCCACGTACTTGTAGCAggcttttcattattatttccaTTATTGTCTGTCATTGGTGTGCTGTTACAGTAGTGGATCCAGCATATGTACACGTCCTCTCTGTGAACCAAAAAACTCAGAGTTTAACACAGAAGCACTGTTTCAGACATGTTTATCTACTCCTGGCTTTGTGCGATGTCAAGGAGAGCCTTAATATAGATGACAATTGAAACCATCAGTTTGTCAGGGATAGCCAATGAGAGGACAGCTGTCTTATTAAAGGGACAGGAGCTGTAACAGCTCATTTGAGACAGTGGATAAAATAAACTGCACCAGAGGCCAGGATaggataaataaggattatttttaactgaatcatgcaaagccagaggaaaaaataaaaaataaaggacACATGGAGCTGGAAATGTGCACAACAGAACCCCGTTCAATGCAGTCAATCTCAATTctaaatcaattttttttttaaaaacagcaattTAATCCAAAAACACATCAAAGGCTTTGTGAACAGGCGGGGAATTAAGATTATTCTAGACCAACATGAGAATTTTAGATGCTGCTTCTCGCAGTGGACCTAAACCTTTTAGAAGCCACTAGTCCGTAATCCTAATTTAAGACTAGATTTACTCCACCCGCCCCCACCCCCAAAAATACCTAATTTTACAGGAGGGGGCCAGGAAAATAAGTTAAGACTGTGGAAGAACtcaaacaatttaaaaagcaaaaaaaaaaaaagaagctcccTCAAGTGCGCTGCCGTTACCCTCATCTGCATCCATTCACGTGTCGTTTTCAAGCAGCTATATGATCAAACGGTGACCTCTGTTGATGCTACTCCACCTTAAATCCACAAGATATGCAAGAAGTGCAATGGAGGATGGACTTAGTTGTTTTTAAACAGGCCTAGTAGCGTCAGATTTGTCGTCAGAAACTAAAAAGCAAAGAGGGAAACGGGTGTACTACGAAAATCCGAAAGCTCAGTAAAAATGAGAACTGTGTGGCAGCCGTGGGTGCAGGTCAAGAAGCAggaaaaactcaaaaaaaaaaaaaggaggccGAAAGGTCAAATGATGAATTTTCACAACTAAAGATGTCTTCTGTGAAGCTGAAAAAGCATCCAGTTACAGCATGCATCTCTAATGAGGCGATATGACACAGGTGGGGACAAACTGGGAATATTTACTTAGTCGGATGCAGATTTACAGCAACTGATGATGttgagaaaacatttttttaaacgtaTTTTACTGAGAGACTCGAAAGAAAAAGGCAATCTTGGAAATCTCATTTGATAAGCTGTAAGCATTAAAAGCGAGGGAGACATCGATACATTTACCTGAATCGAGGAGGCGGGTGGTGCCGATGGTGTATTGTAATCATGTAACAGCAGTATCACGTGCCAGCTGCTGCTAGCTGCAGTGTCTTCTGTTACAGAATAACTTACAACTAGAGTCAGAACAGATAATATTACAGTGCAACGGCGCTTCTCGTGCTGGTTTAACCAGGACCTAAACTCGGGCTCTCACATGAAGCCCGATCCGAGGACCCCGGTGCAGTGAAACAAGCAAGTCGTCTCAGTGCAAAGGCCCCAGAAAAACCCCGAGCTGGATTGTAGAAACTGACTAACTCTGAGTTATTTTTATCTGCTTATTTTGGATGGTTTTAGTTGTGATTTCAAGACTCAACTAATCCCGTTTTACACTTGAGAGACCACAAGTGGGGAGTTTCTTCAATACAGCTCGAGGCCAAGAGTCAACTTTAGGTCTCGAACCACAGTTTAAGAAGCAGATCCAATACAGTATAGCAACACAGAGATGATGAGAGCTGCATGGGATAGGATCGGTCTCCGTGATGGAGACCGTCAGCTTTTTCTTGACTGGAAACCAGTTCTGGTAATAACAGCGTTATGAGAATGGGAAGAGATGATTTGGACAATGAGCCGAGGGGCTGgaaaacaaattaaacaaacaaaacaaaaacatagaaAAGGCTGCGTGCGAAAGCTCACACTGCACGCTGCATCGAGATGCCGGCTTTTAATGCGCAGGTGGGTTTTCCCACCTGTCGGCCTCCATAATTCAAAACCACTCGTGGGCTAGCAGGCAGCTGAAGCTTTCGCACGCAGCCGGTTAAAGTTGCTGGCTTTTAACCAATCGCGTGGCGTAACCGAAGCCGATCAGTGGCAGCAGCCCCCGCAGTGTCCGCCCCCGTGGGTGTGTCCCGCCGAGGCCTCGCCGTGCTTGGTCCGCCTGCTCAGGATCTCGTAAGAACAGTCGTCGCCGCAGCAACCGGACATGCTCGGTGAGGTCTCATCGATCTCAAACCTGGAGGTGAGGGGAGACGGCGAGCTTCGTTAATGGGAGACCGAAGGAAGTCGGGTTTCAGATGAAGAAGGACCGTTTCCTGCCTGTATGTGACCTTTATAAGTGGGAACTTCCTGGAGTGTTAATGCACTAATGATGGCGATCACATTAAGACGCCATAACTGTAAGACCCGCCAGTCCCACACGAAAGAGAAAGTAAAAGATAATTCAATAAGGCAGCGCCGTGACGTCTCCATTATCCCAATAATAACCCTCAACAGTCCTCGTGTTTGCAGCGCAGTGATCATAACAAAACTGAACACTAAAAATGAAAGTCG is part of the Maylandia zebra isolate NMK-2024a linkage group LG3, Mzebra_GT3a, whole genome shotgun sequence genome and encodes:
- the b3gat3 gene encoding galactosylgalactosylxylosylprotein 3-beta-glucuronosyltransferase 3; translated protein: MATRMKLKLKTVFLLYFMVSLLGLIYALMQLGQRCDCTEHDFPKDRTISRLRGELHRLQEEMRKFEVTKQPQKQPAKPSLPTIFVITPTYARLVQKAELTRMSQTFLHVPRLHWILVEDSPHKTPLVTDLLMKSGLTYTHLHMPTAKDRKLQEGDPSWLKPRGVEQRNEGLRWLREDRRAQPGGDNQQGVVYFADDDNTYSLQLFEEMRSTQRVSVWPVGLVGGMKYERPVVEGGKVVRFHTGWRPSRPFPIDMAGFAVSLKLVLANPEACFDGEAPMGLLESSFLQGLVTMDELEPKADNCTKVLVWHTRTEKPKMKREEALQAQGLGSDPAVEV